The genome window AGGCAGAAGAGTTGGCAGGAAAACATAGGAACTGCCATACTGGAGGGTCCATCTAGTGCAGTTTCCTGTCTCTAACAGTGGCCAGCATGAGATGCTACAAATTAAGGTTCAAGAAAGCCTGTTCTGGGCATATTGGGAGTAATCTAGCCCCCATGTGATTAACTTAATTCCTAATAGTTAGAGGTGAGTTTAAAACCTGAAACATGAGATGTCTCTCCTTCACCATATGCTTTTTGTTAATATAGACTATTATAACTATGGATAGTCCTGTTATCCATATAAAAATTCAAGTTTTCTTTGATATTTTGCTAGATTCTGGGCATCAACAGTATCCTGTTGATGAGTTCCATAGACTAATTACAGAACACGTAACaatgtattttcttttatctGTTTTGAATTTTTCCACATTCAATTTAATTGAATGTCCCCTTTTTCTTGAACTGAGAGACAGGAAGGACAGGCACTTCTGACTACCTTCTCTAAAGCatgcattattttatattttttgttgttgtagaCCCTCTTTTTTGCCTCCTTTCTAAGGTAAACAAGGCCCATTGTTTCAGTCTATCTTCATACAACAGCTTTAcaaagcccctaatcattttcatcaaCTTTTTTCAAACCCTTCTACTTCTGCAATGTTCTTTCGGAGATGGGCTGACCAGTACTGTGCATGATACTCTGAACTGGGGAGAGCACAGATATAAAAGTCCACATGATCAGCTAAACACCAGAGCACTCCCTTGAAGGACCAGGCCCTGAGACAGGACGACTGCAGTTCATGCTTAAAAATTACAGTAGAAGAGAATTACTAGACTGTTTGACTGACTTACTGAAGAAGACTAGCAACAAAGTAATTTACAGACCTAGATAGGTAGGCGGGTGGGTGGGTGACAGCGTACAAAGAAGGGCAGAATTCACTTTTAGCCAGAAACAGGAATTATTTATGTCGGATAAAGATAATGCTGAGATGAAAACTATATCCCTGTAACTTTCTGCTCTAGAAAACATAATGCACGTATGAATGGATGGAAGTGAAGCGTAGAAAAAGAATAGAAAATACAGTACAGCGCATAAAGCCCACGGTTAAAAAGAGCAGCATGAGAAGTATAGAAAAAATGTAAACAATAATACAACCCAGCAAGTGGGGTGTAACCTGGGGAAAGTCAGTGTTTCAGATGCTCTTTTATGTGTTTACTAATACAAGATTAAATAGAAACCCAAACTCTTATAGGGACAgaaatctatttaaaatattctcttTCTAGTCAGTTTCAAGAAAAATATAACTACGTGATCAGTGAAAGATTAGGAAGAAAGTCCTATAAGGAACAATATGCTTTTATCTATAGGTAAGTGAATTCCATGTTATGTTTCTGTCTCTGTTTGCAAACTATTCTTATATAGTAAAAAGATTACAAACTAATGCAGAACACAGCTGCCTGCTGGCTTAGATGTGCCAGTGCCAGAAATCCCATCACACTAGATCTCACACAACTACACTTCCAATTACAGGTCAAAATGGTGACTTTGATACAGAAAATCTTATACATGCAAGATCCAGGCTAACAGACAGATTATGTGTAAaaccctggccccactgaaatcagtggcaaaacaaCCATAAACTTCAACAGGACTAGGATTTCATCCTACATCTCTTCCTAGGTCCCGTTAGAGCAACAGTGATCCATCTTTAGGCAAAAAGAATGGTAGATTTTAAATTTGCATAAATAGAGTTTGGCCTTGCCTAGCTTGAGGATTTGCCCAAGTTACAGCCATTAGCGTAACTACCAGTTAATCctctgtgtagaccaggcctgttGATGgtaaaatgggggagaggggcaagcaATTCAGAAACacccggggctcccagctgctgctactgtggcagcgtcggcagccagagccccaggttcCTTAAATCGCCACAGAAGCCCCatgcaagtctgtcagccccacaGATGTGGACAAACAGATATGTTATTCTGGCCAGCCTTCGATTTCTAGAAGTTAAGAATGTGGGATGGTTGGTAACTGATCTCGAACTCCCAGCTGATATTGAAACGTACATTTATTCTACTCACATATTGAATAGGAATTTTATTAAGACTTCACAATTGCAGTATAATGTAGCTTTTACTACTAGACAAAAAGTTACTAAATAAACTGATCTGGCCAAACTCTTAGCAAATGTGATATCTAATGTTCTATTTATTGGTTAAACTGCTTTGCAGATCAAATGTGGTATCAGTGAAGCAAACCTATCAGTATCCAGATACTCAACCTGGAGATGTCGATGCCTTTTCCAGAGAACCCTTTGTTGTCTGGTTCCAATCTTCAAAAACTGGTGATAAGTTGCCAACATCTTATTGTACTAAACAGAAAATAATGAATGAAGCCAAGTTTTACTGCACATGGGATCCTGGGTTTGATTAACTTGCTGTAGGAGACTGAGATAGCTAGGGTTATCCCCATATGAAGCTTGAATTTTGGTATTTAGAACTTACTTTAATTGTAGTATTGTTGACAAACTTGCAGACCTGGAAGGAAACTTCACTACCCTACACTGGGCCATGTCATCTCTTCCACAGGTTGAAAGGGGCAAAAATCGCAGTCTGAAGATTCTATTATCTCATAGTAGGATAGAGTTCACATTGCAGAGCATGAGTCTATAAGATACGGAGTTCTGTCCTATCTCATAGACATAAACAGAGGCTCAACATATCTGAGGATCAGGCACTAATTCCTCTAACTATCAGACGCAGAGAAGAAAAAAGTCATTTGTGATTGACTTCCTCAGAAATACAAACTGGGCGTTGGTCtcccacatagaatcatagtacactagaactggaagggacctcaagaggtcatcaagtccagtcccctgccctcctggcaggacccagtactgtcgaCCATCCCTGATTAAGAATATTAAGTAACGGTTAATTGACAAGTCacatagtcaatggaatttccatcaactactcgacaaGTTGATAGgcatttctgcattcctcctttgaaatgtacaagagtccccgatgggctattgtacatttcaaaggaggaatacagaactctgcatgcagcccgggaGACCAGCAGGAagccccactgactctgggctgcacgcagcatgCCATCTTTgcaatgcacaagagtccctcgacatttcaaagggtcagccacacagctgatcccaggcttatCTGTGCTTATCTTATgtgtgtttcaccaccctgacatgaagcttttcctaatgtccagcctaaacctcccttgctgcagtttaagaccattgcttcttgtcctatcctcagaggccaaggagaacaatttttctccctcctccttgtgatacccttttagattcctgaaaactgctatcatgtcccctctcagtcttctcctttccaaactaaacaagcccaattctttcagtcttccttcatagatcagtTCTCTAGATGTTTAATCATATTTACATTTCTGTTAATATGTTATAAATATGATTTGTGCTGCTAATGGAACAATAAATAGTTAGTATTATTATTGATGGTTCGTAGGGCGCTCACATTCTTATATGTCCAGTCACAAAAAGTACATTGGCATATTTTAATGAGCAAAAGAGATAGAAATGGGGAATTAAGTGCAATTGTTCTTTTAATATTTGGCTGAAACCAGAAATAAATGCTTGGAGAAGAAAATTGGAAAGCCCGCCAATATGGGacagggaggcaaagggggcaactgccctggggcctggcgattcaaaagggccttgGGCTCCTAGCTGCCactactgctactgcagcagcagtggcatcCGGACttccaggtcctttaaatcattgctggggCCCAGCAcagccctagccccaccccttcaggaGACACAGATTCCCCCTTCTCCTCACCGTGAGCAGGGGCTGAGTAAGGCTGTCAGCTTCACTGAATATTACAATCACATGCTGTATCCTTTTCaactgaaagggaaaaaaatacccAAAATGGGTTTTTCGTTATGTAAAGCCCTAACACGGTGCAGTATATGTGATTGTTAGTGACCATGGTCATTTGGAACAAAAATCCAGCAGATGGACTATTAAGGTTCAGTTATATAAGGTATAACTTACAGAAGGTGTAACTATTCTAGTAGAACACTTAAGCAAACGATTGTAtggatgaaacaaaatacaggactatgtagcactttaaagactaacaagatggtttattaggtgatgagctttcgtgggacagacccacttcctcagatcaaatagtggaagaaaatagtcacaaccatatataccatatgatacaattaaaaaaaagaacacatatgaaaaggacaaatcaaatttcagaacagaaggggaatgcggggggaggggggaaggtaaatgtctgtgagctaatggtattagaggtgattgTATGGAGTGACTCCATTGGAGTCAGAGGGATTATTTGTGTGCCCAAGAATTCCATTGGATTAGAGTCTGAATGCTCAGCAGCTTACAGGAACCAGACTTGATAGGAATTCCAGCAGGCAAGCTAGCACCATGATCACTAATGCTGCACATAGTGGACATTTAAAAGGTTTTTTCCATAAAGGGAGAACATTTTGGTATACTTCTGTTTCAGCTGAAAGGTCAGATCCATTAGTCTGATAGACACCCAGTGCTAATGTGCTTAAGGAAAGATGCTTAATGATACAGGCTACATATTAACTATATTCCTCAGCATAAAGTTGCATGAATGAAGTATTTTTATGAAAGAAGATTTTCAATTCAAACAGCTCTTTCTTATCTCGATGATTAATTTTATAAAGGTTAAAAATCATTTAACTTTTTTCCCTTGTGAATTTGATTTCTTTTAAAGTTGTTAAAGAATTTGTGATAATCCCTCAGCACACCACACCTGAAACAGCTGTGCGGGAAATTGATGAGCTCTATGATGTGTATTTAGATGTCAAACAGCGCTGGAAATCTGAGGTGAGTCATCATTAAACTCACATGTTTATACCGTTAAACTTATATTTGAGATCGAAAGGGTGTAGTAACGTCGAATCATTCTGGTGCCCACATTGTGAGGCCACTGGTCTCAAAactgctgtgggtgggggagtggcacagCGGCTGTGGGCAgtatcaaagggcttggtggGCTAGATCAAGCCCACGGAGGCTGTCTTTCCCACCCCTGTAATACTTGGTCTGGAAATGGGGTGTAACCTGGGGCAAGAGTACAGGAGGAAGTGCCGGGATTTGGGCTATGACCAGGGATagaagattggggtgcaaggtccaggaggaggttgtgacctgaggaggggcATAGGAGGGGATACAGTGTCTGTGAAGATATATtggggctagagcaggggtgcagaaggtttgggttacatggggtaggggtgcaaaaggggagcagagggttgggggaggaaaggagggcttggggtgccagaggcaggttctggctggaCCTTACCTGGACAGTTTCTTGCCAGCAGCCCAGGTTtcttagccagggtccctgccttccatgccacTGTTCTGCTCACAACAGCTACAGGGGCCATGTGAGCCCAGGGAAGGGGCACTTcatatgctgcctgtcctgcaaacagacaGCTGCTACTGGTTGAAAACCCatcaatgggagctactgggagcaggagcagggtgagaacctctgctccctcccctgggcTCTCTGCAGTCACAGAAttacatggcccctgcagcagccagtttcactgagggtacatctagactacatggctctttcgacggagccatgtagatgagtttactagacataggaaaatgaagtggtgatttaaataattgctgtttcatttacatcaaaatggccgccgcagtgtgctgatcagctgtttggcagcagaGTGGGACAGTCTGGACGCactgcagtcgacaagggaagcctttgtcgaccggtccagtaaacctcatttcacgaggcataccggagcagtcgacaaaggcttcccttgtcaaccgcggctcgtccagactgccccgctgagccaccaaacagctgatcggcacagcgcggtggccattttgatgtaaatgaaacggcaattatttaaatcgccacttcattttcccatgtctagtaaactcatctacatggctccatcgacggagccatgtagtctagacataccctgagtgcccagcgagggcagggcaggcagggaacctgctgaGGCTCCATTTTGTCCAGCCCTGACTGAAGCCAATGGTCTAATGCTACATAGTGGGGTGGAAAATTCCTCCCTGATTCCTGGAGACAACAAGTTGGAATCCTCATTAGTTGACCTTATACACCCACAATGGGCATAAAAACATTGATCTGATTTTTAATATTAATCCTCATTACCTGTGGCAGTGGATACTACAGTGTGACTAAAGTATGCTGTGGGATGGTGGTATTTACTCTAAATTCAGTGCCGTTTCATTGATTGCTCCCCTGTTCTCCTATTAAAGAGTGAAAATAGAGCACTTTCCTTTATAGCCATCATTCAGAACATCAACTAAGTCTTCTCCtctaaggttttgtctacactgcagagatcttccgcaaaaacttcttcacaaaagcgcgtccacacctcaaaagcacattgcaaaagtgatgtactcttgcacaagacagcatctacactgcatggacactcttgcacaagaaagttctgattgccattcacagaatagccatcagaacatctgtgctttttgtgataggctctttttgcacaagaaacccgtttagtgtccacacacacctttttgtgcaagaaggagttaTGCCcggtagaaggaggtatacctacaccacaaaaagccctttgttctgtcgattgactgtagattttcttgtgcaaaaacaagcttgaggtgtggatgctccatgggtttttgcacaaaaaccctgtagtgtagggTTTCCTTGCCAACAGTAGCTTTGGCAATTTACCTTTACCCATTGTTGCATCTCTGATCTCCACTATGTTTTCGTTATGTGGATGAACAGAGTATTTTAGCATTCCAGCATCCCATCTGTTTGCTTTTTATTGGATGTTAGTCAAACATCTTTAATAAGCTTTATACAACAGCTCGCTTGTCCTGCCCTGCAGTGCACCCTGGCCAGTCAGCCACTCATTTTATCCAGCAAGTTTGGAGCCCATCAAAAGTATATGAGAAATCTGGACCGGGTCTCTCTCTATCCtccaaaagcgacgaagagtcctgtggcaccttatagaccaacagatgtattagagcataagctttcgtgggcaaagacccacttcgtcagatgcatgtcatcatCTGCACAGATACACACGTAGGCCCGGAACCTACAAACACGTGTGCTTATCTTGCATTTGTAAAGCTATGCACATTCATAAACGTTTGCAGGACAGACACCACTTTTCCTTATCACTCTCTGAAGTGTCTAGTTTTGGGATATGATTTAAATGGCATGTCAAGAACCGAGCTCATTATCTGTACATTGCAAGAGAGGTGGGTTCTTTTGGGGGACAATTAAACACCACATCATTTGGCTCCAACACCAAATCGAAAGAAAATAAGCTCTCTGAAAATCTTTCCCAGCGTGCTGTGCTGCTTTCATTTCCAATTCTCTGCTCATCACATTATCTACAAGTGTTCTTTTCTCAGAGATGGAATATCTGCAAACGAGATGCCCAGAATAAAAATTACAGCTGCTGATCAGCgagtgtgtgtatgcatgcaccCATGTGTGTATTTAAATCTGTGTGTCTTTGTACAGTGAAATACAGGCTCTGCAAATAGGagggaggattttttttcctttaaactaTATCCCAACATTGCAAAAAGAAtcccatctctctctcacacacaccccacctcccAAGTAATAGCAAGCTGTTATTTAACAATCATTTATAACTAGTTGGAGGTCTGGCCAAATCACACCTACAGATCTGAACCTCCTACCCATGGAAATATTGGTTTGGAACACAGTTTGCAACTTCAGTATTTCCATAATGGACCAGATCTGAGCAAAAAGTTTGGAATTTGGAGCTAGTGTCATCAGGCACTACTGCAACAAACAAATAGAGCcaaaaaaagtaaatcaatgttaAGACTACTACTAGGCCAAAAACACAGCCTTGATGTAATCTGTGGACATCACTGGAAGATAGGTGGGATGGATATGCTCTGATGACTTAATtgaagtgtttctcaaagtgatccgcgaaaccactttgagaaagctgctaactggctgcgCTGGTGTATTTATTTACCAGTGCcacggccacagagcctcatggctcccattggcttcggttcgccatttgcagccaagggaagctGTGGGAAGAGGCATGGGCAGGGCCACTGcctcctgtggctccccttggcagcaaacggtgaaccagagccaatgggagctgcaatgatCCGTGGCTGTAGCGCCGGTAAATACACACACTGGCAcagccagttagcagctttctcaaagtggtttcgtggaccactttgagaaacaccgcttcagtggaagcaggatcAGACTCTATATTTTAAGCATTCGTCTCTGTTTTTaaccacaatttttaaaaagatatatttgagGATTTATTGCTGATAACTTGTTTCTTACGATACTGTCTTTCAGAACTTCATCTTCATGGGAGACTTCAATGCTGCCTGTGGCTATGTTCCGAAGAAGCATTGGAAGAACATCAGGCTGAGAACTCACACTGAGTTTGTGTGGCTAATTGGTGACAAAAATGACACAACAGTTAGAAACAGCACAAACTGCGCGTACGACAGGTAACAATTCACTTGAGAAACAGTCAGTAGGGACCCACAAGGTCTGAAGCACTAGGCCTGGTAAGGTATTTGCAAGATACTAGGACACATGAGATAAAGGCAGTACCACAGAGACATTGGGAATGGCCAGTGTTATGCTAAAGAAGCCCTGGTATGGGCTATTCCATTATCATTTCATACTTTTCCTACTCAGCCAGTCACAACACAACTTCATTACCTTTTTTATCTTCAAAATTGGACACATGTCTAGGAGCATAAGACACAACTGAATGATTCTTTGCTTCTTTTAGAATTGTGATCCATGGTGAAAAGCTCATCAGTGCCGTTGTCCCAAACTCAGCTGATATCTTTGATTTTCAAAATGCCTTTGGAATGACTGAAGAGCAGGTATGGCTTCCTTTGTGCTTATACAGGACCCCATGCAGGGCTTAAATAATAAATTGGCCAAATAAAGAATTACTCTGATTTTTGGATGGTGCATGTTGAATGAATTTGCCTTCTTAATCATGTGCTACATATCTGTAAGCCAATCTAATAGCTGatttaaagagagagagactcaaaTGCCACTCTGCTGATGAGTAGagtgtccacagctaggtttttttgtttctactggtggagcacatttgcacatgcctgggtgcacataaatttattccgcacatggatggaaaaaaatctacaaatggatggaaaagattagggggAATAACGCTCTCAACTTTCATAGTTGTATGGTTAAGGGTACCTGGTAAATTGCTTAATGAGTTAGCAGAGTGAGTTATCACGGCAGAGTGAGAAAGATCTTTTTGGAATGGTGAGGCATAATGCAGAGCTCCTATAAGAGGGCTTACTGCATAGTGGTAATTGAAGAAAAACAGTAATGTTCCCATGTTTAGCAAACAGACCTGATAAAGCAACCAATAATATAAATATTGACTAAAGGCCCTATTTATAAAGCCAATCTTAACTTCATCTCCATGTATAATGCTTTTACATTCACAGGAATCACttagcactgaaatgcagccacccctAAGGTAGAATATGGCAGATATTTAACAGTGCATAGTAGCACTGCATAACAACACAGAACAGGACAAGAGAAGAATACTTGCATCCATCTAAAGCTGTGCTTTGTGCTACATTCTGTGactgtatatttatatatatatttaaattcaCAGGCTCTGGAAGTTAGTGATCACTTTCCAGTAGAGTTTGAGCTGAAAACTACCCGGGGTTTCTTCAGCTGGCTAAGATCACTTGcttcaaagaaaagaaaatcaagaaATCTCCATCTTTTGCCCTCCTAAACACACTGGACCCTCTTGCTATTATTCTTTGAGTGTAcactaaaataataaaaaacaccCTAAcattcatttcaaaacaaaaagtaacTTCCAAATATTTAGCCTAGCTGTACTCTTTCCTGATACAATCAATATTTAATAGAAAAATGCAATGCTTTGTTTAAATGTGAAATATCATCTAGCAAGATGAATAAAGTCTGTAGATTATTATAAccgaaataaaaataaatctgctAAAATTAACATTACTGAATTCTTGTCATGCTGAGTACAACTGTAGTGAGATTATTTTAATGTGAAAGTCTTTAACACACTCTACTTCTAGGCCTGTTGGTCTAAGAAGCCCTTTTATTCATAATTGTTCTAGATTTCTGACTCTCCTGTTTTGTGTCATACAGACAGGTAAAGCCTGTTAGTGTCCAGGGTTCAGAATAGCAGTATAAGGGTAGCATTACTTGCAGCATTCTCTCATTCTGCTTAACACATGAGACAGATCAATTAACTTCATCTGCATGATggcaatttacaccagctaaggatctgcccTATTATGCCACCATGTTTCAGAATAcagataaaaaagagcagaatgTATCAGAGCATCCAAAGTTATAAGCAAATCCTTCATTTTCCTCCTCTACCCTCCACCTCGCCTGTCCTCTTTATTTTATGTAGACTGAGAATTACTATTGTTCTTCTTGTTCTTCCATGCATACATATCCGGCATACACTGCATGTATATGGAACTCCAACTTGTGATTCTGCAATTATATTTATATGAATCAAAGTAATCCTAGACCCCCCACATGTTTAGGGAAAGGAATTATTTATGGGAAAGTGGCTTAGCTCCCTGAAAGATGGGTTCATTCTGGGTATGCTAACAGAAATGTGCCAGAGGACACTATCACTAGTGTGGGTTTATTGACAGAAACAATGAACATTAATATTTACAGCCAGCAGTCAGACTAGGGTGAACATGAAATAAATCTGCTCATGCCAATACAGTGATATGAACTAGCACGATTTTCTAATGCTCAGTTTTACCATTTGTCCTTTACATTGTGGTGTGCTGTGCTAGAGATACAGAATCCATTTTCTCCTGCAAAATGATTGTGTTGATTCTAGAAATGATATCTTCTTCGAAAAATCCATTTCCCTTTCCTGCATGCAAGCAGCTAAGTAGTAACAATGCCCTGTCTGTTCTCACTCCACAGCCAGCCAATCCCGCCTCCTGCAGCCAACATTCATCCTGTCTCATATTTACCCCAGAGGTGTAACTGCAGCTCAGGAGAGGTCTCCTGTGGACTCTCTCTCAATAGAGTGAGGCTGTGATGTTaaataaaatctgatttgttCTAGGCTTACACAGAAATTAATTGCATTTTCCCCAGAGCTTTCGCACTAGCAAATGATGAAATATCACAGATTTAACAACTGCAATGGATAATATTATTCAACACCACTATCTTTTTCTTCAAACAAGACCATATAGCTTAATTTAGATGCCTGACTCTGTTGGGTGAAAGACTTGTGGAAGGTGTCACTTTAACTGGGCAATCTGGGGAATTAATTAAGAAGAACACTCTGACTTCCCATGACAGTGCTCTTAAGTATTTTAGTAGATAGGCAGAATGGTGGGGAAGGCAAACAAAGatactgtttttaaaaggaaaacaaggATTGACCTATGCAGATGCTTATTCCGTGGGGAAGAATGAATTTGAAGACAGAAGCTAAGCATACAATAGGTCAAGTCAGTGTGATACAAGCAAACTTGCTTCAGGATTTTTTCCTAAGGGCACACCATTCCATAGTTTCCCAACAAAGACAGATTtagaacaattatttacattgtaaCTTTAATTAAATGCCACTGATACCAGTTATATTTGACTTAAAGGTTATTCTGCAAAAACACTCCTAACATCCAGACCTCACGACTTACTATGTATTGTCTGTTTTCTTTGTAGCTTTCAGAAAAAATAATGTACACAGCAATAAGAACAGACATCTGCAGTGGCAAAAGTACTCACAAAACATATCATTATATATTACTGCAGTGTTTTATAAGCTTTGTCTTCAGCTGTAACCTTGAATATAATCCTTGATGCAAAATATGAAAAAAGACAATGTGAATTGCCATAAATATTCAGGCTTCAGACATGAAGACACGTGACTTCTCTCTTTTGATGCAATTATCTAGAGAATCAGAACTTCTAGCAATTGTAGAGAAATGTCCATGCTCAAAACAGTGCTTATGCAGATTATTTATGATGGGATGGGATGTACATTTGTTGCAGAGTTCCAAGCAGATACAATACCCAGGATCATAATAATCAGTTAGGGTGACAGTACAGTAGGTATTTGAAGTTTGAGTGATTTGTAATATTATGAGACCTTTTAGTAGCTCTATACAATATGATGTCAGTTTTCCTGCGTTGTACTCATTAAATTTATCAGAAAATATTACAGGTGTATCTTAATATGCTTAACATTTTGTGTACTGCATCACTTTCCTCACCAGGGGGAAGAATATTCATTTTTCCTCCCCGATAAGCAgtctttaaaaaatttaaaagctTAGGGTTTTAACTGCATGAGGCTGCTTGTGCTTTATTTATGATCAAACAGGATTTTTGCTTTAGAAAAAGCTTTCATAGCCTCAGAAATAGCCCCACCCCGAAGGCCTGCTCCTTTAGCAGGCCAGGACAAACATTATGGCTGAGGAAAGAAACAAAGAGGCATTTCTGAAGCTGCAAAATCTATGTTTTCTCCGCAACCATCCTAACAGAGCAAGAACAAAGTACAAAAACATTCTATTAGAAAAAAAACGAAAAGCCCAGTGCTGTAATTTTGACTCCCGTGGTCTCCAAAAAGGTTATTTCCTAGTGTCTCCAAAGGGACTACTGCGTGGATTTGGATCGCAAACACTCTATTaacaatagtgatagagatgcagctgtgttagtctggtgtagctgaaac of Pelodiscus sinensis isolate JC-2024 chromosome 11, ASM4963464v1, whole genome shotgun sequence contains these proteins:
- the DNASE1L3 gene encoding deoxyribonuclease gamma translates to MLCISLFLFFFFNATLSIKICSFNVRSFGEAKRAKPEVLDVIIKVISRCDIMLLMEIKDNSNKICPLLIEKLNGQFQEKYNYVISERLGRKSYKEQYAFIYRSNVVSVKQTYQYPDTQPGDVDAFSREPFVVWFQSSKTVVKEFVIIPQHTTPETAVREIDELYDVYLDVKQRWKSENFIFMGDFNAACGYVPKKHWKNIRLRTHTEFVWLIGDKNDTTVRNSTNCAYDRIVIHGEKLISAVVPNSADIFDFQNAFGMTEEQALEVSDHFPVEFELKTTRGFFSWLRSLASKKRKSRNLHLLPS